A stretch of DNA from Cerasicoccus sp. TK19100:
GAACATACGGAATACCACTACGATCACCAGCACCGCTTGGACACCGTGGATTACGGCGCCGACAGCACCATCGACCGCGATTACGGCTACGACAGTTTCGGCAATATTCTCACCGTCGATGAGGCAGGCACGATGGCCGATGTCGCTTACACCTACGACGCCCTCAACCGCATCGATACGGAGACCTCCAACGGCGTTACCCACGAGTATCACTACGACCTCGCGGGGAATCGGTTATTGGCGAAGTTCGGCGATGGCCAGGGTGGGGTCCTCTTCGAGATTGCCTCCACCTACGACACGCTCAACCGCACCATGACGATGACCGAGGATGGGCGCGAGTCCGGCTACCAGTATGACGCCGCGGGCAACATCGTCGTCAAACAGCAGGCCAACGGCCACAAGATTCGCAAGACCTACGACGCGCTGGGGCGGACCAAGACCATTTCGGGCCCGGGCTACGACGGACAGCAGCTATATTTCTACCAGAATCACTACGATCTGTTCGGCAATCTAGCGCGCATCGAGGAAACCTATCCCCAAGGCAACCTCTCTGACCGCACGATTACCAATTCCTACGACGATGCCAACCGCTTAACGGATGAGCTGATCGAGGGCAATGAGGACGTATTGACGGTCTACAGCTATGACAACGCCAACAACCGCACGTCCAAAGTGGTCACGGTGGACAGCGTCACCACCGTCAACGAAACCTACGCCTTCAATAATGAGCTGAACCAGATTGACAGCTTCACTGATAGCGTTAGCTCGCGCACAGTGAGTTTTGTATACGATGACAAAGGCAATCGCTACAGCCGAACCGAAGGTCAGGATGTCGTTTACTATGATTACGACGAGGAAAATCGCCTGATACGGGTGGAAGATGATGGTCAGCAAAAAACCTACGATTATGCCTATGACTACCGCACCCGGCGCGTAGGGCGCAACGAATCAGCCGCGGGTGGCGACATAACCTATTTGGTCTTTAGCGGCGGAACCAGCGTTCAGGAATGGAATGAAGCGGCCGGTGCCGGCTTTAGCCCTGCGGATGATGAGTTAGTCGTCAACTACGTGCGCGGGTCGGACTATGGTGGCGGCGTGGGCGGCATTCTTTACACCCTAAGGGATCGGGATGCGGACACCCAAGTGGACGACGCCACCTTCAACCACTACAACACGCGCGGCGACGTGGTCGCCAAGACGGATGACGCCGACGCCCTGATCTATCAGGCGGCCTACGAGGCCTTCAGTCGCCATGGCGACACGCCTTCCTCCGAGGAATGGGGAACCAACCCAGACCGCCAGCAGGGTAATACCAAGGACGAAGACCCCTCCGGCCTCCTCAACGAAGGCTTCCGCTACCGAGACCTCGAAACGGGCGTCTTCCTCACCCGCGACCCCCTCGGCTTCGTCGACGGCCCCAACTTATACACCTACGTCGTGCAGAATCCTTGGACCTACTTTGATCCGAAGGGTTTACAGATGATGCTTGGAATAGCACCTGAGCACCATGCGAATTTGGCTACTCAACAACCAGGTGTCACCCCGGGAAATGCAGCTGGCTCAGTTTTGTCTGGAACTTCCAAGGGGACGATTAATGGTTCTCATTTCCTTTATGAGATTTCCGGGCCGGGTCAGTTAATTGGATTTTTTGGAAATTTCAGCAATAATGCTGATGCGTTCGATAAAGGAATGGGGGAAGGTCGCGATGCTCTAGTTAATCGGGTAGACCAGACTAATGATATACTAAATATTGAGGTCGACCCGGGGTATGAACTAGCTGGTGAGATTTTGGCTCCAGGGTTGCCATTGGCGAATCAAGCGAGTAAACTCAACAAGCTTAATAAACTTCGAAATGGTATGGGTCTGATAGACGATTCTGCCCGTTTCGCTCAGAAAACTTTTGGTTCAAAGTTTTCTGATGAAGGCCAAGCCATCTATTCAAAATTAGCTGGGACCAAGATTGAAACCGTAGATGACTTGGCGGCAGCAATAAAATCTGGTGCAGTAAATCCAAGCGATATTCCGGTTGAGTATGTTATGAAGGGTGATACTCAGCTTCTTGTGAACACCAGAACCTCTCAAGCATTAGAGCAAGCAGGAGTTCCGAGGAACAAGTGGAACGCGGTTGATAAGACAGACGATGCTGCTACGATGAAAAGAGTTGAAGCGCAGCTAGAAAGAAACAAGTTGGATGAGACTGGGACAGAAACGGTAAGACAGACAGGGACAAGAGAAGCTGAGACACAATGAAGCCCACTATAGCATTTAGACAGCTTAAGCAGTTACACACGCCGGGTCATGGATGTGATCATGGTTCATTTTGCACTACTGGTGTGGATGCTATATTGAAATATAGCTACTCGGATGAAGAAGGCTCTCGCGAAAATCTTATTCGGTTTACGCGAGTGGTAGCTTACCGTTTTACGAACGAAGCTCATACCAAGGATTTCCCTTCAGATGCTTATGATTGCATTGTAGAAGTTGTTGGTTCGGATTGGCTGAAAAATTTGAAAGAGCCCACGTTATGGCCGTTCGTAAGAAGGCATATTGTGATTTATCTTAGCAATGTCGGTTGCTTTGAGCTGATCGCAGAGGATTTTGAAGAGTGCTCAGATAATTGACAATGAACTTGAGTGAAATCAGCAAGACGGTTTCCCATGCGTTACGGCATGAACCTTGGCTCTATGAATTTGAACTCGATCCCGAGGGCTGGGTGCCGGTAGATGACTTAATTGCTGCTCTACGACGCCATCGCGATGATTGGAAATCTCTCAATCGAAGTGACTTGACTGAAATGATCGAAAAGTCTCAAAAGCAACGACATGAGATTGTTAATGGACGAATCCGGGCATTCTATGGACATTCGATTTCGGGGCTGCTGAAGAAAGAGGTCTTAGAACCACCCTCACTTCTTTACCATGGGACTAATCCTGAGATTATCACGCCAATCATGAGTGAAGGGCTAAAACCTATGGGTAGGCAATATGTTCATCTTTCATCAGATGTTGAGACCGCTATTGAAGTTGGGCGGCGTAAATCTAGGAACCCTGTGATTCTTACGGTTGAAGCATGCAAAGCCCATGATCAAGGCATCCGATTTTACCTCGGAAACGAAAAAGTGTGGCTTGCTGATGATGTTCCCCCTACCTTTCTAATTTACGATCTTGAGAAAAGCCAGATGCGATAACGTGGATTCAGGAAAATCCTTGCAACGATTGATCCAGTTCCTTGACTGCTCCTTAGTTCCGATGTGGCCTGCCAACCGCTTGGGGTAGAGATCAGCAGCTATCGCAATGGATGGGGTAAGCTTCGCTCGACATAAATCCAAAGTAAAAACCTTACTCAAATACCCATTCCTGCTGACCCGCGTCATTGGTTCGGAAATCGACATCCCGCTCCCCCGCCGATGTCTTCGGCTTAGGTGCTACCTTGGCCGGTTCGGTTTTCATTAAATCCATTAATGCATGAAGCTGTTCGCGGAGGGGTTCGCCAACCCGGTGCCAGTGAATATTCTCCCATTGGCCGTTGACGGTGGTGCGCAGTGTGTCGCCCCAGATGATGCGGGCGGGGATACCCCAGAGTGTCATATTGATGTAGGCCATGTCGCAGGCCGCTTTGCTGATGTCCTGACAAGTGACGCGGATGAGATCGACGGCTTTGGCCCGCGCAAATTCCTCGGCAACCGACAAAATCAATCCGCCGCTGCCGGATGCAGGGTCGCAGATCGTCACTGGCTTGCCCTCCGCGATGACCTTTTCGGCGTTGACGGTAATCTTGGCCATGAGCTCGCCGATTTCTTGGGGGATGTAAAATTCGCCCCCGGTGTCACGGGTGAATTTGCTCTGCACCTCGCAGTAATAGCTGTGCGTCAAATTCCTTGTCGCGGACTTGCTTGAGGATGTTGGCATAGCCAGCCTCATCTACTTTGAATGCTTTTCCACAGTGTGGGCATATAATCTCGTTCATAAACTTCTGGGATTTTATTTTAAGCAGTGCTAGGAGAAGAGAGGTTTCAGTTCTATGTAGTTTGGCCTAGCTAAGGAGAGGCTTTTAACCATTGCCAAGCTTCCTTATAGATGTCTTCGAGGGTATGCAGTCGCGCTTTGAGGCTGGTGAACGAATAGATGATCTTGAGCAATATGTTAGGAGTCATTGTCGCGAGCTTCTAGAGCAACTGAGGATTCGCTGATCAGCAGCTTGTAACGCCTGTTAAAGAAGCTATGGCTTTGCGGGAGACCGAGTGGCGTCACCTTCGATGCACCCGACTGCTCGCCACCTTCCGGGCCACCTTTGAACCTTCGGGCATATTCGGCATTAGCAACTGCCATGCACGTAGCCCATAGGCGGCGGCAAGACGTTCCACGGTCGACAACCAGATTTCTTTTTTACGTCCTCCTTCGATATCCTGGTAGAACTTATAGCCGATACCGGCGATTTGGGCAAATTCTTCCTGTGTCAGGCCGTGTCTGGCCCTTAACTGCCTGAGTCTGTCGCCGAGGGCACGGAGAGAATTGTCCATCTGTTAAACCATACGATCATAGGGTTTGACAGAACACCCCGCGAAGGTAGGGTATCATGCATGGTTTGCGTCATTTCTACTCTAGTATCTCGAAGGATACCCCTGATGATTTTTGGGCATACTATTGCCGACTTGATGACTGGCTACGATCCCCAGAAATTCTGTGGTGCGGGCAGTTCCCTACCGCGCAGCCCAGGCGCTGGGCAATTTCAGTAACTTCAAACATCTCCAGGTAGTAATGGGCGAAGGCATACACGACAGTTCACGTTCCGAAACCGTGAGTAATGAATTGGGTAAATTCAAGATATCCAAAGACGGCTTATATCTGGTCGGGGATACTGAAAGCTATCGTTTATCCGATATCAGCGGGGTCCAGGCTATTCAGGATGATGGATCGAAGCGGGTTTTGCCATCAATGATTATGCATACGCTCAGTTTCTTACCGCTCTTGTTTATGTCTGGTGGGGTTGGATGGTTGCCGGTTATTGGCATTAACTTCTGCGTTATCGATCTACACAACCGACGGACTCACAGGGTAATGGCTTTGATCCAAGGAAGAAAAGTAGAGTTATATCGCGTAGCCATGGCACCGGGAGGGGGTATAAAAGCATTTTTCACCAGAAGGAAGCCTGAGGATTTATGTGATTTTAATCTTTGTATGGAATTTAAATACAAATTGGAGGCAGCCCTTCAGAAGCATTCATCTGGCTCAGTGCTGAGCGGGCCATCTCTGGGGGTTGCTGAGTAATGGACTTTCAGAAAATTAAAGAGTTTTTTGGCTCTGAGCGGGTTACCGAACTTCTGGCCAGTGGTTGGTTTTTTCCAGCTGTCATTGTTGGAGTCATCTTGTTCGGGACCATGTTGCTAGGTGGTGGCAGGGATGATAATAAGGAACCATTTACGGGGAATTCTTTGGTGGCGGGTCGAACGTATTATATCTGGGTTGGTGAAATTGCAGTTTATGATGTTGATTGGTCGAATCGGGCATGGGACTCGAATGGAACCGGTCCTGACCTGTATTATGAGCTTTATTCAGGAAACAGTATGGTATTTAGCAGTGATGTCCGAACGGATACTTTAGTGGCGCGCTGGACGCCCGTGGGCATAGATTACATGGATGAGCTGACAACAATGTTGGCCGGAGGAAAGGGAAAGTCTTCCTTTGAAGAGTTTATTCAGGCAGGCCTTTTCAAGGCTACTGTAGATGGGGAGGTCGGCTTGCGGATGAAAGACAATGATTTTATAGACAGCACTTGGGCTGGTTTGTGGGGTTTGCCATTTGAGGCTCTGCATGAGGGAGAGAATGTATTTACTGCTGAATATAGTGCTCCAGTCTATGGTGGTGGAGACTCAGGGCTAGAAGTGCAGACAAATGGTAATGCGGTGCAATCAGTAGTTGTCTACGTCATTCCTGCTGATGGGATGGTCGATTACCTCAAGCTTCAACTAATGCAGAAGCATGGCGGCTATTGAAGAACATCAGCGCTGTCAGCGCCTTAGGTTGCTACTGCTGCTCAGTGCCGTTTTCCTTGGTGTAGGTCTGGTGCTACCCTGTATGACGATGGAGCCGGGTTTCTGGGGGCTGGAAAACTTCCTGCCCATTGCCGATCCGCAATCGAAATCAATCATCTCTGGAATCGTCCACCTTTTTCGGAGCGGGGACGTATTTCTTGCATTCATACTGTTGGCATTCTCGGTAGTGTTTCCCATCTGGAAGCTGTGCGTACTCTATGGGGCAGTGTATCAGATAGAGAACCACGAGAAGATGTCCGCTTCTGTCAAATTTGCCGATAAGCTTGGTAAGTTTTCGATGTTGGACGTAATTGTGATGGGGATGCTAGTGCTTTCGTTTCAGTCGTTTCCGGGTGGATCTAGGGCCAACGGACATTCATCAGT
This window harbors:
- a CDS encoding RNA 2'-phosphotransferase, with the translated sequence MNLSEISKTVSHALRHEPWLYEFELDPEGWVPVDDLIAALRRHRDDWKSLNRSDLTEMIEKSQKQRHEIVNGRIRAFYGHSISGLLKKEVLEPPSLLYHGTNPEIITPIMSEGLKPMGRQYVHLSSDVETAIEVGRRKSRNPVILTVEACKAHDQGIRFYLGNEKVWLADDVPPTFLIYDLEKSQMR
- a CDS encoding N-6 DNA methylase, with protein sequence MPTSSSKSATRNLTHSYYCEVQSKFTRDTGGEFYIPQEIGELMAKITVNAEKVIAEGKPVTICDPASGSGGLILSVAEEFARAKAVDLIRVTCQDISKAACDMAYINMTLWGIPARIIWGDTLRTTVNGQWENIHWHRVGEPLREQLHALMDLMKTEPAKVAPKPKTSAGERDVDFRTNDAGQQEWVFE
- a CDS encoding helix-turn-helix domain-containing protein, encoding MDNSLRALGDRLRQLRARHGLTQEEFAQIAGIGYKFYQDIEGGRKKEIWLSTVERLAAAYGLRAWQLLMPNMPEGSKVARKVASSRVHRR
- a CDS encoding paraquat-inducible protein A: MAAIEEHQRCQRLRLLLLLSAVFLGVGLVLPCMTMEPGFWGLENFLPIADPQSKSIISGIVHLFRSGDVFLAFILLAFSVVFPIWKLCVLYGAVYQIENHEKMSASVKFADKLGKFSMLDVIVMGMLVLSFQSFPGGSRANGHSSVFILGCTYFRFFVLKS